One region of Drosophila kikkawai strain 14028-0561.14 chromosome 2R, DkikHiC1v2, whole genome shotgun sequence genomic DNA includes:
- the LOC108076134 gene encoding uncharacterized protein isoform X1 — translation MASSESQTQKLIGLYRSCECLWNQQSPGYLSGTVQEDAWRKITRGMNCGLTLDQVKLQVLALRTYYDAECAAIRQNKLEGCSYEPRHPYFKDLRFLGSVLPEETEESKVSFCLGQLNGILEDSLIQDDYNLIKRDYPPNFSEATFCQGTASLCSRTKDTKPDYTFYKLILEPEKPSTPQDKESGAVIGKLNERSVSGNDNPRWYPTSYCEPCKKPECCRRDPCLLTDSESCCSTVDSVPCVPCGRLRNHQAQRGSSCSSRSVLSQSESCCLSTGSNAYTCRNPWPRPRPCCQPRPKYVPRPRRDPMETGKDKSCCGYQWRRNNDAVGRRRRQEARNPPCCYNTHDRRLSGEDRMNLGPQKGTPQNNYQPPIGSPGIDTNQQDPDCGCYDPQEPNQGNYFDNQQAPEANTYMNNQQMQDPGRYNNDPQNQRIYSNERFPPMQPAQTAYYDPQQQFNQSPTSPPQPKSFTKSSQQYGNANYVPYQPVNDYGRPLSSDQSNVYNYGVDNTYREKLQSAAPVPATCLQDCPAPCGTLGPPDLDNRYPANPSMYTEQPAVIANGQREDYEPRFYPNNKKDLQWQPDDDRKNTQSRRGSQNQGKYPNDQQRRRSNDYDQDVDRVDRVPRTQTKSNDYVEDNTISPEFYDEIKNFRTPRNTGIDRNYEEFPAGGKPNMAEREVCRPDCNYEKCPSPRRRRPDDYNDYSETLTNRSPGTETPQRIDSRKPTPKSPKKTKKIDYVECKNPDCQRPKQATKNYNGSQERNSFSVPVADMQYVPCPAYNRQNPKEYPYYSQPNQNWQDGDDRIDANRKPPSRSWDYEDDRKPTARDRSRPPPEEIESEFESDRERMAPPKRRTRRSYDEKVPKNRQDRDVEKGKKKREVMETCCNDDTCPYRYQEKSYDDDREAKKSSRNKSPTRKSHRPADDAADYERPKKSSSSPKRSKKKKAPMDVDNCECSTDDNNYDQGGYGRYDQYGDEELVGRSSRRTSRNEPYKNNATLQRGYTDKDEDSLFYDDYRAKRGKKNPNDYFDDYACSSDSDKYAKKMDNRDYRRRGESARNSQMYKDYKECKGKRPSNKTNSSRRQSNEADVYDSECDCPTTSPKRGDKKKSSRKREYVSKESDVYDSECDCPTSSPKRGDKKKSSKKQEYKSKGFGVYDSECDCPINPPKRGDKKKTSKKPEYKSKATDVYESECDCPTNSPKRGDNKLSSRKQEYMSRESDVYDSECDCLANSSPKRGDKKRSSRKREYKSKEGDAYKSESDCFCSSDEKPQRNDRKPPPCRPRRRSRNDQRKQKNDSQDQKTTCRKNPVTIPKDEFKDCDCQCQCGGENNTTPKPKSSQAENGCSFSCCHSDPYAPQPQSFDRNPAGNGIGCGCLFDDTVQVQAALKQPSANANNPWQASYTFNIDLPLPGETKLAPEPECTVPLPSKKKKPRPGSVGPSKNARSSKQKSRAASPTHNSAKTQPVEPAKKRITSSSNGRRNAPDGAKRTTDTSAAANSKLPNDLNSALYFICKLQDDINSQQYLVVIPKEPNARSDTHRADPGQGSWKQLHCQRQFSGFQSVSWGNPAFNSVLSSPPNPPLEICDISSYAMPPDMTDTTMGIVKKYLSQTTIKTQDCLKPVVPPRPKPKTVLSGPIRRIPVQRPSTKANASILTENRTVLLTNSPFQNLSLAEDKKEVIVLHPPDPNFRPSKNSLNMEVQRIAVRSSGTDVKPRPYPTKKLPPKPPTKPK, via the exons ATGGCGTCAAGCGAGAGTCAAACGCAGAAGCTCATCGGTCTGTATCGCTCCTGCGAGTGTCTCTGGAATCAGCAATCTCCAGGATACCTTAGTGGTACTGTGCAGGAGGATGCCTGGCGAAAGATCACGCGAGGAATGAACTGTGGTTTGACTCTCGACCAGGTTAAGCTCCAGGTGTTGGCCCTGCGGACCTACTACGATGCAGAGTGTGCCGCCATCCGGCAAAACAAACTGGAGGGATGCAGCTATGAGCCGCGACATCCCTACTTTAAGGACCTGCGCTTCTTAGGCAGCGTTCTACCCGAAGAGACCGAGGAG TCAAAGGTTAGCTTCTGCCTGGGTCAATTGAACGGTATACTGGAGGATTCGCTTATCCAGGACGACTATAACCTAATTAAAAGAGATTATCCGCCAAACTTTTCAGAGGCCACCTTTTGCCAGGGTACAG CTTCCTTGTGTAGCCGAACCAAAGATACTAAGCCCGATTACACCTTTTATAAGCTGATTCTGGAACCAGAGAAGCCATCAACCCCTCAGGATAAGGAAAGTGGGGCTGTTATTGGAAAGCTCAATGAAAGATCCGTCTCCGGCAATGATAACCCCAGATGGTATCCCACGTCCTATTGTGAGCCGTGTAAGAAGCCCGAGTGCTGCCGGAGAGACCCATGCCTTTTAACCGACTCAGAAAGTTGCTGTTCAACGGTGGATAGTGTACCTTGTGTACCTTGTGGCAGGCTCAGAAATCATCAAGCTCAGAGGGGCTCTTCGTGCTCGTCGAGAAGCGTGCTCTCCCAGTCCGAAAGTTGCTGTCTATCAACCGGAAGCAATGCATACACATGCCGCAATCCGTGGCCAAGGCCCAGACCTTGCTGTCAACCCCGCCCCAAATATGTTCCCAGGCCCCGGAGAGACCCTATGGAAACAGGCAAAGACAAATCTTGCTGCGGCTACCAGTGGAGGCGGAACAACGATGCCGTCGGCCGACGCCGACGACAGGAAGCCCGGAACCCACCGTGCTGCTACAATACACATGACCGCCGGCTGTCTGGCGAGGACCGAATGAATCTAGGCCCACAGAAAGGGACGCCGCAGAACAACTACCAGCCGCCCATTGGTTCACCTGGCATTGACACCAACCAGCAGGATCCGGATTGCGGTTGCTATGATCCGCAAGAACCAAATCAAGGAAACTACTTCGACAACCAGCAAGCACCGGAAGCAAATACTTACATGAATAACCAGCAAATGCAGGATCCTGGTCGCTACAATAATGACCCGCAAAATCAAAGAATATATTCGAACGAAAGGTTTCCACCAATGCAACCCGCCCAGACAGCCTACTACGACCCGCAGCAGCAGTTCAACCAGAGTCCTACGAGCCCGCCGCAGCCCAAGAGCTTCACTAAGTCAAGCCAGCAGTACGGCAATGCGAATTATGTGCCCTACCAGCCGGTAAATGATTACGGCCGACCTTTATCTTCGGATCAGTCGAACGTTTACAACTATGGTGTGGATAACACATATCGTGAAAAACTTCAGTCGGCAGCTCCAGTGCCTGCGACGTGCCTTCAGGACTGTCCGGCTCCCTGTGGTACTTTAGGACCCCCGGATCTGGATAATAGGTACCCAGCTAACCCTAGCATGTATACCGAGCAGCCGGCAGTAATAGCAAACGGACAGCGGGAAGACTATGAACCTCGATTTTATCCTAACAATAAAAAAGATCTCCAATGGCAACCAGACGATGACCGTAAAAATACCCAATCCCGAAGAGGTAGCCAAAATCAAGGTAAATACCCCAACGACCAGCAGAGGAGGAGGTCAAATGACTATGATCAAGATGTTGATAGAGTGGATCGTGTCCCCAGAACTCAAACCAAATCCAATGACTATGTGGAAGATAATACTATAAGTCCCGAATTTTATGATGAGATTAAAAATTTCAGGACACCTCGCAATACTGGTATAGATAGGAATTATGAAGAGTTCCCCGCCGGAGGGAAACCAAACATGGCAGAAAGAGAAGTGTGTCGTCCTGACTGTAACTATGAAAAGTGCCCTTCTCCGAGGCGACGGAGACCTGATGATTATAATGATTATTCCGAGACTCTGACCAACAGATCCCCGGGCACTGAGACACCTCAGAGAATAGACTCAAGAAAACCCACTCCTAAGTCTCCAAAGAAGACAAAGAAAATTGATTATGTGGAGTGCAAAAACCCGGACTGCCAGCGTCCAAAACAAGCAACAAAGAACTACAATGGTTCCCAAGAGCGTAATTCTTTTTCAGTACCCGTGGCGGATATGCAGTATGTGCCATGTCCAGCTTATAATCGCCAGAATCCAAAGGAATACCCTTATTACAGTCAACCGAACCAAAATTGGCAGGACGGCGACGATAGGATTGATGCGAACAGAAAACCTCCCTCAAGGAGCTGGGACTACGAAGATGACAGAAAACCAACTGCCAGGGATCGAAGTAGACCCCCTCCAGAAGAAATCGAAAGCGAATTCGAATCGGATAGGGAGAGGATGGCCCCTCCCAAACGCAGGACAAGAAGATCTTACGATGAAAAAGTCCCCAAAAACAGGCAAGATCGGGATGTggagaaaggaaagaaaaaaagggaagtTATGGAGACTTGTTGCAACGATGACACGTGTCCATACAGATATCAAGAAAAGTCCTACGATGACGATAGGGAGGCGAAGAAAAGCTCTAGAAATAAATCTCCGACAAGAAAGAGTCATCGGCCTGCGGACGATGCCGCAGACTACGAAAGACCCAAGAAGAGTTCCTCCTCTCCAAAGAGATCGAAGAAAAAGAAAGCTCCCATGGACGTCGACAATTGCGAATGCTCTACAGATGATAATAATTATGACCAGGGAGGATATGGTAGATACGATCAGTACGGCGATGAAGAACTTGTCGGTCGCTCGTCCAGAAGAACTAGCAGGAATGAACCTTATAAGAATAATGCCACACTTCAGAGGGGATATACTGATAAAGACGAGGATTCTTTGTTTTATGACGATTATAGAGCCAAAAGAGGCAAGAAAAATCCGAACGATTATTTCGACGACTACGCTTGCAGCTCAGATAGTGATAAGTATGCGAAGAAAATGGACAACCGGGATTATCGAAGAAGGGGAGAGTCGGCTAGGAACAGCCAAATGTATAAGGACTACAAGGAATGTAAAGGAAAACGGCCTTCGAATAAAACAAACTCTTCTCGCCGTCAGTCAAATGAAGCCGATGTATACGACTCGGAATGTGACTGCCCAACAACGTCTCCGAAGCGAGGTGATAAAAAGAAGTCTTCAAGGAAGCGAGAATATGTGTCAAAGGAAAGCGATGTATACGATTCGGAATGTGACTGTCCAACTAGTTCTCCCAAGCGAGGTGATAAAAAGAAGTCTTCAAAGAAGCAGGAGTATAAGTCAAAGGGATTCGGTGTATACGATTCGGAATGTGATTGTCCAATTAACCCTCCCAAGAGAGGTGATAAAAAAAAGACTTCAAAGAAGCCAGAGTATAAGTCAAAGGCAACCGATGTATACGAATCGGAATGTGACTGTCCAACTAACTCTCCCAAACGAGGTGATAATAAACTGTCCTCAAGAAAGCAAGAGTATATGTCAAGGGAAAGCGATGTATATGATTCAGAATGTGACTGTTTAGCTAACTCTTCTCCCAAGCGAGGTGATAAAAAGCGGTCTTCAAGAAAGCGGGAGTATAAGTCAAAGGAAGGCGACGCATACAAGTCGGAATCCGACTGTTTTTGCAGTAGCGATGAAAAACCACAAAGAAATGATCGGAAGCCTCCCCCATGCCGCCCGCGACGTCGGTCTAGAAACGATCAAAGAAAGCAGAAGAATGATTCACAGGACCAAAAAACGACTTGCAGAAAGAACCCCGTTACTATCCCAAAAGATGAATTCAAAGATTGTGATTGCCAATGCCAATGCGGAGGAGAAAACAACACAACTCCTAAACCAAAGAGTAGTCAGGCTGAAAATGGTTGTTCGTTCAGTTGCTGCCACAGTGATCCTTACGCGCCACAGCCTCAGTCCTTCGACCGCAATCCTGCAGGAAATGGAATTGGATGTGGATGCCTTTTTGATGATACAGTTCAAGTTCAGGCGGCTCTGAAACAACCATCTGCGAATGCCAACAATCCATGGCAGGCATCCTATACATTTAACATCGACTTGCCTCTCCCCGGGGAAACGAAATTAGCGCCGGAACCGGAATGTACTGTTCCTCTTCCtagcaagaaaaaaaagccTAGACCGGGATCCGTTGGTCCCTCAAAGAATGCCAGATCCTCCAAGCAGAAATCCAGAGCCGCCAGCCCCACGCACAACTCAGCGAAGACGCAGCCTGTTGAGCCGGCCAAGAAAAGAATAACCTCCAGTTCGAATGGAAGACGTAATGCCCCGGATGGAGCCAAACGGACCACGGACACAAGTGCAGCTGCCAACAGCAAGTTGCCCAATGACTTAAACTCAgccttatattttatttgcaaattACAGGACGACATTAACAGCCAGCAGTATCTCGTTGTCATACCAAAGGAGCCAAATGCACGATCCGATACGCACCGGGCTGACCCAGGACAGGGATCTTGGAAGCAGTTGCACTGCCAACGGCAGTTCTCCGGCTTCCAGAGCGTGTCCTGGGGCAATCCAGCGTTCAATTCAGTGTTGTCATCGCCGCCAAATCCTCCACTGGAGATCTGTGACATAAGTTCCTATGCAATGCCACCCGACATGACAGACACCACGATGGGCATCGTGAAGAAGTATCTATCGCAGACCACTATAAAAACCCAAGACTGCCTCAAGCCGGTAGTTCCTCCTCGACCGAAGCCGAAGACAGTTTTATCTGGGCCAATACGACGCATTCCCGTTCAACGGCCATCTACCAAAGCGAATGCTTCAATTCTGACTGAGAACCGGACCGTTCTGCTCACGAACAGTCCCTTTCAGAATTTAAGTTTGGCTGAAGACAAGAAGGAAGTGATTGTCCTGCATCCTCCTGATCCAAACTTTCGGCCCTCGAAAAACTCCCTCAACATGGAAGTGCAGCGCATTGCGGTGCGAAGCAGTGGCACCGATGTGAAACCCAGGCCATATCCAACCAAAAAACTGCCTCCCAAACCGCCGACAAAGCCCAAATGA
- the LOC108076134 gene encoding uncharacterized protein isoform X2: protein MASSESQTQKLIGLYRSCECLWNQQSPGYLSGTVQEDAWRKITRGMNCGLTLDQVKLQVLALRTYYDAECAAIRQNKLEGCSYEPRHPYFKDLRFLGSVLPEETEESKVSFCLGQLNGILEDSLIQDDYNLIKRDYPPNFSEATFCQASLCSRTKDTKPDYTFYKLILEPEKPSTPQDKESGAVIGKLNERSVSGNDNPRWYPTSYCEPCKKPECCRRDPCLLTDSESCCSTVDSVPCVPCGRLRNHQAQRGSSCSSRSVLSQSESCCLSTGSNAYTCRNPWPRPRPCCQPRPKYVPRPRRDPMETGKDKSCCGYQWRRNNDAVGRRRRQEARNPPCCYNTHDRRLSGEDRMNLGPQKGTPQNNYQPPIGSPGIDTNQQDPDCGCYDPQEPNQGNYFDNQQAPEANTYMNNQQMQDPGRYNNDPQNQRIYSNERFPPMQPAQTAYYDPQQQFNQSPTSPPQPKSFTKSSQQYGNANYVPYQPVNDYGRPLSSDQSNVYNYGVDNTYREKLQSAAPVPATCLQDCPAPCGTLGPPDLDNRYPANPSMYTEQPAVIANGQREDYEPRFYPNNKKDLQWQPDDDRKNTQSRRGSQNQGKYPNDQQRRRSNDYDQDVDRVDRVPRTQTKSNDYVEDNTISPEFYDEIKNFRTPRNTGIDRNYEEFPAGGKPNMAEREVCRPDCNYEKCPSPRRRRPDDYNDYSETLTNRSPGTETPQRIDSRKPTPKSPKKTKKIDYVECKNPDCQRPKQATKNYNGSQERNSFSVPVADMQYVPCPAYNRQNPKEYPYYSQPNQNWQDGDDRIDANRKPPSRSWDYEDDRKPTARDRSRPPPEEIESEFESDRERMAPPKRRTRRSYDEKVPKNRQDRDVEKGKKKREVMETCCNDDTCPYRYQEKSYDDDREAKKSSRNKSPTRKSHRPADDAADYERPKKSSSSPKRSKKKKAPMDVDNCECSTDDNNYDQGGYGRYDQYGDEELVGRSSRRTSRNEPYKNNATLQRGYTDKDEDSLFYDDYRAKRGKKNPNDYFDDYACSSDSDKYAKKMDNRDYRRRGESARNSQMYKDYKECKGKRPSNKTNSSRRQSNEADVYDSECDCPTTSPKRGDKKKSSRKREYVSKESDVYDSECDCPTSSPKRGDKKKSSKKQEYKSKGFGVYDSECDCPINPPKRGDKKKTSKKPEYKSKATDVYESECDCPTNSPKRGDNKLSSRKQEYMSRESDVYDSECDCLANSSPKRGDKKRSSRKREYKSKEGDAYKSESDCFCSSDEKPQRNDRKPPPCRPRRRSRNDQRKQKNDSQDQKTTCRKNPVTIPKDEFKDCDCQCQCGGENNTTPKPKSSQAENGCSFSCCHSDPYAPQPQSFDRNPAGNGIGCGCLFDDTVQVQAALKQPSANANNPWQASYTFNIDLPLPGETKLAPEPECTVPLPSKKKKPRPGSVGPSKNARSSKQKSRAASPTHNSAKTQPVEPAKKRITSSSNGRRNAPDGAKRTTDTSAAANSKLPNDLNSALYFICKLQDDINSQQYLVVIPKEPNARSDTHRADPGQGSWKQLHCQRQFSGFQSVSWGNPAFNSVLSSPPNPPLEICDISSYAMPPDMTDTTMGIVKKYLSQTTIKTQDCLKPVVPPRPKPKTVLSGPIRRIPVQRPSTKANASILTENRTVLLTNSPFQNLSLAEDKKEVIVLHPPDPNFRPSKNSLNMEVQRIAVRSSGTDVKPRPYPTKKLPPKPPTKPK, encoded by the exons ATGGCGTCAAGCGAGAGTCAAACGCAGAAGCTCATCGGTCTGTATCGCTCCTGCGAGTGTCTCTGGAATCAGCAATCTCCAGGATACCTTAGTGGTACTGTGCAGGAGGATGCCTGGCGAAAGATCACGCGAGGAATGAACTGTGGTTTGACTCTCGACCAGGTTAAGCTCCAGGTGTTGGCCCTGCGGACCTACTACGATGCAGAGTGTGCCGCCATCCGGCAAAACAAACTGGAGGGATGCAGCTATGAGCCGCGACATCCCTACTTTAAGGACCTGCGCTTCTTAGGCAGCGTTCTACCCGAAGAGACCGAGGAG TCAAAGGTTAGCTTCTGCCTGGGTCAATTGAACGGTATACTGGAGGATTCGCTTATCCAGGACGACTATAACCTAATTAAAAGAGATTATCCGCCAAACTTTTCAGAGGCCACCTTTTGCCAGG CTTCCTTGTGTAGCCGAACCAAAGATACTAAGCCCGATTACACCTTTTATAAGCTGATTCTGGAACCAGAGAAGCCATCAACCCCTCAGGATAAGGAAAGTGGGGCTGTTATTGGAAAGCTCAATGAAAGATCCGTCTCCGGCAATGATAACCCCAGATGGTATCCCACGTCCTATTGTGAGCCGTGTAAGAAGCCCGAGTGCTGCCGGAGAGACCCATGCCTTTTAACCGACTCAGAAAGTTGCTGTTCAACGGTGGATAGTGTACCTTGTGTACCTTGTGGCAGGCTCAGAAATCATCAAGCTCAGAGGGGCTCTTCGTGCTCGTCGAGAAGCGTGCTCTCCCAGTCCGAAAGTTGCTGTCTATCAACCGGAAGCAATGCATACACATGCCGCAATCCGTGGCCAAGGCCCAGACCTTGCTGTCAACCCCGCCCCAAATATGTTCCCAGGCCCCGGAGAGACCCTATGGAAACAGGCAAAGACAAATCTTGCTGCGGCTACCAGTGGAGGCGGAACAACGATGCCGTCGGCCGACGCCGACGACAGGAAGCCCGGAACCCACCGTGCTGCTACAATACACATGACCGCCGGCTGTCTGGCGAGGACCGAATGAATCTAGGCCCACAGAAAGGGACGCCGCAGAACAACTACCAGCCGCCCATTGGTTCACCTGGCATTGACACCAACCAGCAGGATCCGGATTGCGGTTGCTATGATCCGCAAGAACCAAATCAAGGAAACTACTTCGACAACCAGCAAGCACCGGAAGCAAATACTTACATGAATAACCAGCAAATGCAGGATCCTGGTCGCTACAATAATGACCCGCAAAATCAAAGAATATATTCGAACGAAAGGTTTCCACCAATGCAACCCGCCCAGACAGCCTACTACGACCCGCAGCAGCAGTTCAACCAGAGTCCTACGAGCCCGCCGCAGCCCAAGAGCTTCACTAAGTCAAGCCAGCAGTACGGCAATGCGAATTATGTGCCCTACCAGCCGGTAAATGATTACGGCCGACCTTTATCTTCGGATCAGTCGAACGTTTACAACTATGGTGTGGATAACACATATCGTGAAAAACTTCAGTCGGCAGCTCCAGTGCCTGCGACGTGCCTTCAGGACTGTCCGGCTCCCTGTGGTACTTTAGGACCCCCGGATCTGGATAATAGGTACCCAGCTAACCCTAGCATGTATACCGAGCAGCCGGCAGTAATAGCAAACGGACAGCGGGAAGACTATGAACCTCGATTTTATCCTAACAATAAAAAAGATCTCCAATGGCAACCAGACGATGACCGTAAAAATACCCAATCCCGAAGAGGTAGCCAAAATCAAGGTAAATACCCCAACGACCAGCAGAGGAGGAGGTCAAATGACTATGATCAAGATGTTGATAGAGTGGATCGTGTCCCCAGAACTCAAACCAAATCCAATGACTATGTGGAAGATAATACTATAAGTCCCGAATTTTATGATGAGATTAAAAATTTCAGGACACCTCGCAATACTGGTATAGATAGGAATTATGAAGAGTTCCCCGCCGGAGGGAAACCAAACATGGCAGAAAGAGAAGTGTGTCGTCCTGACTGTAACTATGAAAAGTGCCCTTCTCCGAGGCGACGGAGACCTGATGATTATAATGATTATTCCGAGACTCTGACCAACAGATCCCCGGGCACTGAGACACCTCAGAGAATAGACTCAAGAAAACCCACTCCTAAGTCTCCAAAGAAGACAAAGAAAATTGATTATGTGGAGTGCAAAAACCCGGACTGCCAGCGTCCAAAACAAGCAACAAAGAACTACAATGGTTCCCAAGAGCGTAATTCTTTTTCAGTACCCGTGGCGGATATGCAGTATGTGCCATGTCCAGCTTATAATCGCCAGAATCCAAAGGAATACCCTTATTACAGTCAACCGAACCAAAATTGGCAGGACGGCGACGATAGGATTGATGCGAACAGAAAACCTCCCTCAAGGAGCTGGGACTACGAAGATGACAGAAAACCAACTGCCAGGGATCGAAGTAGACCCCCTCCAGAAGAAATCGAAAGCGAATTCGAATCGGATAGGGAGAGGATGGCCCCTCCCAAACGCAGGACAAGAAGATCTTACGATGAAAAAGTCCCCAAAAACAGGCAAGATCGGGATGTggagaaaggaaagaaaaaaagggaagtTATGGAGACTTGTTGCAACGATGACACGTGTCCATACAGATATCAAGAAAAGTCCTACGATGACGATAGGGAGGCGAAGAAAAGCTCTAGAAATAAATCTCCGACAAGAAAGAGTCATCGGCCTGCGGACGATGCCGCAGACTACGAAAGACCCAAGAAGAGTTCCTCCTCTCCAAAGAGATCGAAGAAAAAGAAAGCTCCCATGGACGTCGACAATTGCGAATGCTCTACAGATGATAATAATTATGACCAGGGAGGATATGGTAGATACGATCAGTACGGCGATGAAGAACTTGTCGGTCGCTCGTCCAGAAGAACTAGCAGGAATGAACCTTATAAGAATAATGCCACACTTCAGAGGGGATATACTGATAAAGACGAGGATTCTTTGTTTTATGACGATTATAGAGCCAAAAGAGGCAAGAAAAATCCGAACGATTATTTCGACGACTACGCTTGCAGCTCAGATAGTGATAAGTATGCGAAGAAAATGGACAACCGGGATTATCGAAGAAGGGGAGAGTCGGCTAGGAACAGCCAAATGTATAAGGACTACAAGGAATGTAAAGGAAAACGGCCTTCGAATAAAACAAACTCTTCTCGCCGTCAGTCAAATGAAGCCGATGTATACGACTCGGAATGTGACTGCCCAACAACGTCTCCGAAGCGAGGTGATAAAAAGAAGTCTTCAAGGAAGCGAGAATATGTGTCAAAGGAAAGCGATGTATACGATTCGGAATGTGACTGTCCAACTAGTTCTCCCAAGCGAGGTGATAAAAAGAAGTCTTCAAAGAAGCAGGAGTATAAGTCAAAGGGATTCGGTGTATACGATTCGGAATGTGATTGTCCAATTAACCCTCCCAAGAGAGGTGATAAAAAAAAGACTTCAAAGAAGCCAGAGTATAAGTCAAAGGCAACCGATGTATACGAATCGGAATGTGACTGTCCAACTAACTCTCCCAAACGAGGTGATAATAAACTGTCCTCAAGAAAGCAAGAGTATATGTCAAGGGAAAGCGATGTATATGATTCAGAATGTGACTGTTTAGCTAACTCTTCTCCCAAGCGAGGTGATAAAAAGCGGTCTTCAAGAAAGCGGGAGTATAAGTCAAAGGAAGGCGACGCATACAAGTCGGAATCCGACTGTTTTTGCAGTAGCGATGAAAAACCACAAAGAAATGATCGGAAGCCTCCCCCATGCCGCCCGCGACGTCGGTCTAGAAACGATCAAAGAAAGCAGAAGAATGATTCACAGGACCAAAAAACGACTTGCAGAAAGAACCCCGTTACTATCCCAAAAGATGAATTCAAAGATTGTGATTGCCAATGCCAATGCGGAGGAGAAAACAACACAACTCCTAAACCAAAGAGTAGTCAGGCTGAAAATGGTTGTTCGTTCAGTTGCTGCCACAGTGATCCTTACGCGCCACAGCCTCAGTCCTTCGACCGCAATCCTGCAGGAAATGGAATTGGATGTGGATGCCTTTTTGATGATACAGTTCAAGTTCAGGCGGCTCTGAAACAACCATCTGCGAATGCCAACAATCCATGGCAGGCATCCTATACATTTAACATCGACTTGCCTCTCCCCGGGGAAACGAAATTAGCGCCGGAACCGGAATGTACTGTTCCTCTTCCtagcaagaaaaaaaagccTAGACCGGGATCCGTTGGTCCCTCAAAGAATGCCAGATCCTCCAAGCAGAAATCCAGAGCCGCCAGCCCCACGCACAACTCAGCGAAGACGCAGCCTGTTGAGCCGGCCAAGAAAAGAATAACCTCCAGTTCGAATGGAAGACGTAATGCCCCGGATGGAGCCAAACGGACCACGGACACAAGTGCAGCTGCCAACAGCAAGTTGCCCAATGACTTAAACTCAgccttatattttatttgcaaattACAGGACGACATTAACAGCCAGCAGTATCTCGTTGTCATACCAAAGGAGCCAAATGCACGATCCGATACGCACCGGGCTGACCCAGGACAGGGATCTTGGAAGCAGTTGCACTGCCAACGGCAGTTCTCCGGCTTCCAGAGCGTGTCCTGGGGCAATCCAGCGTTCAATTCAGTGTTGTCATCGCCGCCAAATCCTCCACTGGAGATCTGTGACATAAGTTCCTATGCAATGCCACCCGACATGACAGACACCACGATGGGCATCGTGAAGAAGTATCTATCGCAGACCACTATAAAAACCCAAGACTGCCTCAAGCCGGTAGTTCCTCCTCGACCGAAGCCGAAGACAGTTTTATCTGGGCCAATACGACGCATTCCCGTTCAACGGCCATCTACCAAAGCGAATGCTTCAATTCTGACTGAGAACCGGACCGTTCTGCTCACGAACAGTCCCTTTCAGAATTTAAGTTTGGCTGAAGACAAGAAGGAAGTGATTGTCCTGCATCCTCCTGATCCAAACTTTCGGCCCTCGAAAAACTCCCTCAACATGGAAGTGCAGCGCATTGCGGTGCGAAGCAGTGGCACCGATGTGAAACCCAGGCCATATCCAACCAAAAAACTGCCTCCCAAACCGCCGACAAAGCCCAAATGA